One window of the Triticum dicoccoides isolate Atlit2015 ecotype Zavitan chromosome 3B, WEW_v2.0, whole genome shotgun sequence genome contains the following:
- the LOC119282004 gene encoding uncharacterized protein LOC119282004, which yields MNGGIGGTAEGAPRPSTDWGPIIVAVILFVVLSPGLLFQLPARTRVVELGNMATSAIAILVHAVIFFCILTLVVVAIGVHVYAA from the coding sequence ATGAACGGGGGCATCGGGGGCACGGCGGAGGGGGCGCCTCGCCCGAGCACGGACTGGGGCCCGATCATCGTGGCGGTGATCCTGTTCGTGGTGCTGTCGCCGGGGCTGCTGTTCCAGCTGCCGGCCAGGACCCGGGTGGTGGAGCTCGGCAACATGGCCACCAGCGCCATCGCCATCCTCGTCCACGCCGTCATCTTCTTCTGCATCCTCACCCTCGTCGTCGTGGCCATCGGCGTCCACGTGTACGCCGCCTAG